The nucleotide sequence ttacacatcctttaatttttttaatttaagtggttgtgtgagcacctatttagattgattagataaagccaaaagaaaaatatgaaagaatttcaaccaaagattaaaaatataaataaaattcttATGTAGACAATTTCAATTAAAACTCATCCGTTTATAGCGAAATAAATTAACTTTTtgtaataaaagaaagaaagacataaaaataagataaaagaaaataatatagaaaaaaatGTATAATAATCTAAAAACCAGAAATAAGAGATGACAACGAATTTCTAAAtctgtttcatctttgttgagtataaaaacTTTACAAGCTGATCTCattgatttcaaatatttttttcaactcaaatacatagattataagataaggatatcttagaatattGTTTTTACTTTACATTGtgtgtcgtttttaaaaaaattactattactaacaaactgatataatatttgaatttaaatttaaatacaatttgagtagtttgcattaaggttaagccaagtatggtgtcaaaAAAAactacttggcaattttaagataatatatgcaatgttatattaataacaatcaactaatttaatatttaatgattcaaagaacaaaaaatatgtatatatagggtattcaaaattcaaaatctgtggctagagatatcgataaactcaaaatggagtcataGTGAAATAAAGTTTCACCGGCTaaataatcatttaaatttttagatagccgattaaagtgaattttatattaaggataatatctttacttgcatcattataaatataatcattattgaaatatatataaagttttagaaattgaaatttcaaaatagaaataatttttgaaagataacAACATACCAAATCAAAGTTCAAGTCATAGTAAAAGAGTCACGTCGTAACCAAAGAATCGTTCATATTGTGTCAACATTTGTGCTTTGCCGTAAAtacgagttattatttcactttgtggcAATTTTTAGGTTCCAGTGACACCAATGAGAGaggtgcaaaaataaaattatcactacgagatttgagaaaatgttagtcttttttcatgtagtgtttcttaattaatatcaaAGGGTTATCTATAATTATCTTGAAGGTTTAAATATTatggttatttacatataattcaaataactcaaatatttaacatggttaatatcaaatatcaaaatggagtcatactggAAAAAATAATTCAGTggctaaagaattttttaaatttttagatagccgactaaaatgagttttgaattaaggataaaATTTTtacttatattattataaaaataattattattgaaaaataaagttttagaaactgaaattttaagatggaaatattttttgaaagatatcaacacaccaaataagagttcaagtagtagtaaaagagtgaAGTCATATCCAAAGAGTCCTTCATAGTCTCAAcgtttgattgttttgccataaatatgagttattattttgcttccttaCTAtctttaggatccaatgacaccgacgagaattatacaaaaaaaaaaaaaattataactaggagatttgagaaatggttaatctttttcatgtagtgttgcttaattaatatccaatgattatccaTATTTATCgagaaaatttaaattttaagattatttatatataatccaaataactcaaatatttgaCATGGTTAGTGTTTTCGCATCTACGCGAGTGCTAATACTAGTGATTTACTAACAGCAAGGATTCAATGGCCCGAAACTATTACACaagtactttaaaaaaaattaccatATAGGGTTAAATTTAGACATTTACAAaatctaaataaataaatatgttaTGAGGGGAAGCTTGGTAAAGAAAAATTGAATAATCTGATAACATAGCTACATTTGCATATCTAAACGTCACAAAAATACTTGAGATCAAACTCGAATTTATATGATAAATTCTCTATTTATACTTACAAAATACACAATGGTTAAACTTTTCTTTTTAGCTTTCCTTTGTCCTACATTGAAAGAGCATTTGAAGgttaggggtagtttggtaagGTATATAAGAATAGTATTGAATAAGGCGTATTAGTAATATTGAGATTAGTAATGTTAAGATTAGTTATGTTGAGATTAGTTATACTGGAATTATTTCTTATCGACTGTTTAATTTGGTTTGGTGTATTAAAGGTTTTGAAAGGACAATTCGATTTTTATACATGCTTATccatatattaaaaattatgataTTGCTAATGCCATAGTTTACTATGTATAAGAATAGCACTCCCTTCATCCCAAATTAGTTGTCATATTTTTCTTCTCGAGAGTTAAACGATCTGAACGTTGACcaacattttaaaatatttttttcatcttATTAACGTGAGAAGAGTTGCAATTTGCAgcactttttctttttgaagatcaaaaattcaatttcaaaatattaaattaatataatCTAGTTTATTTGAGATGATTAGTTAAATTGAATCTCAATAAGCGAAATATGACAACTAATTTGGGACAGAGGGAATATTGAATAGGGTGTATAAAACACtacaaaataagaaattaataaCACCAAAACTAATACATATACTATTTTCCTTAATATATCTTACCAAACTACCCTAGTGTTAACACAATATCCAAGGAATGAATGAATCTACACTACCAAAGAAGATCTTGTGATTTTTTTGGGTCAAGTAAAACATAGAATAGCTTTGTAAGTAAAAGCTGATTTTGCTAAGGATTATATAGTTTAGAAAAGAGTGTAAAGTGAGTTTTCAATCCGCAAAAAATGCACGTCTTGTTTCTTTTTCTGAGTGTTTATATTGGGAAATATGTAGATACAGTTTTTAGCCTGACTGACAATTATTGTAGATATAAAGTGATTAAAAGTAGGAGCTTGGAACTTGGAATTTGAATAAGAAAGCAATTATTCCACTAGGATATTAGCCTGGCAAATTAGTCCAAAACTATACGTACCAATCTGTAATAAAAAAAGGTAAGTACAAACTTTCAGACCCTAACATAGGTCCTGGTTATTAAATGAAGtatttcttattttaattatttgtttaacccatttgatttggttttgaatttaatttatttaataacGGAGGTGTTAGGACTAGTTTGTTGGTATCTATCATATTTTATTATGTATCTGTCACCTTCCACATGTACATATACTGAGTAATTTAATCAATGcttataaaaaatagaaaaaaattaacTAGTGTTATTCGTCTCCGTCAAAATCTGCACTTGATCTAAAAATATTGTATATACTTTGATCACTAAGTCATACCCTCGAGCGTTAATTTTAGAAATAATCTTGAAAGAGTTAGTGTTAGCTTtgttgtcaatttttttttttttttgatgtgtTTGACTTTATTTTTAGTAGAGTTGTTCTGAAAAACAGCTATGTTCGGTAGTGACTCATATTTTTTTGATAAAATACCACTAAATAGTTCTAGACCCTTTTTCATAATAACGAAATCAAAGAAGAGTGATGATGGttgtataaaaaaaataaaataataataataataaaataaaaaataaaataatatatatatatatatatatatatatatatatatatattgccgaCTATTATTTTTAGGAGCGGCTATATACAATAATTTTTTCTAAAAGTAACTAACAGGGTATGGAGCTACAGAGGCCCACTTTTGACGGGCTTCTCTCCAGCTATATGGGCTTTTCTGTTTGTACGAGTATGGCCGCTTTTAGcacttatttaaaatatatttagtttttaaaagttatttaaattttagccaaTTTTGACAAACTTCAAACTGCTTATGCTTTTTAGCCGAAAGTTTGACTTTGAATTGCATTCAGACTTCAGACCATAAGCCTAGTTCTGACCCACAATTGAAACTTTATAGCCAAGTATGAAGTTTGAAGATTGATTCTGAAACGATTAGATTTTAAAAACTTTATAAACTTCGGCTATTTTTTAAATAGGAGTCTTAAAAATAACTATTTGTGAACTTCACCCGTTACTTTAATGTATGATCACCAAATTTTATCtactataatattaaaattacaataattatttttatcatattaaatataataataaagtgACAAACCTATCTTTATCATATTAAATAAAGTAATTGAGCTTTACATCCGAATTATAGGAGTCCTTTCTCTGATCGGCCTTTTCCAGACCAAGCGCTAATAAGACATACCAACCCCCGAAAGATTATTGGGCATTCACTGTTTTATATGAAAAATGTGAAATACTTAACTGGAAATTTATTAATTTCCGTCCTACcatttctaaattttaaaatgtGCACTTCTATTGCCTCTTTGTGAATATTTACTTTTtaggagaaaaaaaaataattttggattttccCATTACAAATGAGATTCTCTTTAGAAATATTGAAAACATagtccaaaaaaaaataaaaaatcaaattaaGCTAGAAAAAGCTTGGACCAAAACAAAGCAAAGAGAAAAAATGGCAATCCTCATTACACCATTTTCATACTCACCACAAGCTTCTTCTCTGTACCTTAGCTCCAAATTACACAACACCAACATCATCTATAATACTTATGGCTGTAGAAGTAGTACCCCTCTTCGTTCTTTTGTTCTTTGTTCCTCTCAACAACTTTCCCAACAAATTTCTTCACCTACCCCACACCCAATATTGATTGATAAATCTTTTTTATGTATATCTGAAGCTAAATCTGAAAATGAATTATGGGCTGCTTCTTCTCTTCGTGTTAGAATTTTCTATGATTTCCAACATGACACTCTCAACACAGAAGTGAGTTGCTCTTGgtccattttttttttcttttttttcctatagctaaatttagttatttATTGTTAGCGTAAATAGACATAGTTTCTGTTTTTTCTGCTTAATTCTGTTGAATTTTATTGTATTTGGTGTAAGAATTTATGTATATAGCTGCACAGTACAATATTGTTCACGGTGGCGGCAACGTCGGTGAAGGGGAAGGAAATTTTAGTGGtggaaaaaaaatagaagggGGGAGTAAAATGGGTTTGGGGCGCTGAGGTGTGGCATCGACCTCGTCAAATGTATGTGCCATTTAGGATTGGATGTCCACCTTGGACAAACTTAactatatttgaaccaatagtataaCGATAAAGGTATATTTGGATCTAAAATAtaatgaggggtatatttaaacTTTTTCTTATATTAAATAGGTATATTTGGCCCTATTTCGTTCTCTTTTTACCTTCATCCAAGAAAAAAAGgtggatttttatatttagtattctctgttgttattaatatttggAATTTATTGTAATTTATGTGAGAGCTTGTGAATTTATCTTGCCAAGAATATTAAAAATCAACTTATATGTTTAGTAGTAtaatttattctcttttttttttcttcatccaaaaaagaaaagaagttccttttttgtatttaaattatatattaatatatttgAGTTTTATTGTAATTGATGTGAACAGATTATTgggtttctcttttttcttaatcCAAGAATTCTTATTTGTCTATTTTTTGTGTGTGGCAATGTTAGTTCCAGTTAAAGAAAAATGTTTTCTTTGTTTGACTAGCATGTTGTAATGTGTTTAGCTTTTTTGACAACTAAGATAAGGTGGTTTTCATCATTTACAAGTTATGTTCTAAATTTTCTGATCTTTTGAATATGGAGCTGATCCTGTTAAAGTAAATACTGATTGTTATATCATCTTTATCAAGTTCTATTAGGATCATACAAAGTACCTGACTGAACGCGAGTTTGAAGCATTGACGGAACGTATCGCTGGGAAAAGAGTCGGCTTTGGAAGAGTTTCTTGCGTCAATGCTacccttccattttcaaaagtctCAAATGTTGCATATGATTTGAGTACTTCTTGTAAAGTAAGCACCATTACATTTACAGCAGGGTTCTTCGCTATACTAGCTTAGTGTTTGGACTTCAATTTATGCGAATAATACTTTACCTTACTTATCAAAAGTAAGTATCTTTACATTTTggtttatttctttctttctttaggAAAACATCATTGATCCTTTATGCAACTAGTATATCTAGTCGATCGACCTCAGCTTTACTGGAAATGCTATGTATGGATGGGGATGGATTAGTTTGGCTGGTTTTCTCTTTTAGTCCTTTAAATGAGGCGTCTGTCTTCCTTATAGAGTAAATG is from Nicotiana tabacum cultivar K326 chromosome 18, ASM71507v2, whole genome shotgun sequence and encodes:
- the LOC107820131 gene encoding GCN5-related N-acetyltransferase 7, chloroplastic-like, with the protein product MAILITPFSYSPQASSLYLSSKLHNTNIIYNTYGCRSSTPLRSFVLCSSQQLSQQISSPTPHPILIDKSFLCISEAKSENELWAASSLRVRIFYDFQHDTLNTEDHTKYLTEREFEALTERIAGKRVGFGRVSCVNATLPFSKVSNVAYDLSTSCKFSQDNVELVVVGTLDINQCIRLPDEITGMKPKGIGADFARGYVSNVCVAKEMQRNGLGCALISKAKTVAKDMGISDLYVHVAIDNEPAKKLYMKCGFVYENEEPAWQARFLDRPRRLLLWTDLSNS